The DNA sequence GTGTTCGGCATCAACATGGTCGCGTTGGTCGACGGCCAGCCGCGGCTGCTGGACCTGCGCCAGATCCTGGAAGCCTTCCTGCGCCATCGCCGCGAGGTCGTGACCCGCAGGACGATCTTCGATCTGCGCAAGGCCCGGGAGCGTGCGCATATCCTCGAGGGGCTGGCGGTCGCGCTGGCGAACATCGACGAGATCATCGCGCTGATCAAGGCCGCACCGAACCCGGCCGAGGCCAAGGCCGGTCTGCTCGGCCGCGCCTGGCCGCCGGGCATGGTGACGACCATGCTCGAGCGTGCGGGCGCGCATGCGTCGCGGCCTGAAGAGCTGGCCGCCGAGTTCGGTCCGGGCGAGGACGGCTACCGTCTGTCCGAGGCGCAGGCACAGGCCATCCTCGACCTGCGCCTGCACCGGCTGACCGGGCTCGAGCAGGAGAAGATCCTCGACGAATACCGCGAGTTGCTGGAACTGATCGACGACCTGCTGGATATCCTCGGTTCCGGCGAGCGCCTGCAGGAAGAGATCCGCAACGAGTTGCTGGCGGTCCGGGAACAGTACGGCGATGCCCGCCGCACCGAGATCCGGGAGGCCCATGCCAACCTGACCCTCGCGGACCTGATCGGGGAAGAGGACGTCGTCGTCACCCTGTCGCACGCGGGCTACGTCAAGTACCAGCCGCTGACCGCCTATCGTGCGCAGCGCCGCGGCGGCCGCGGCAAGGCCGCGACCAGCTTCCGCGAAGAGGATTTCATCGATCGCCTGCTGGTCGCGAATACGCACGACACCATCCTCTGTTTCTCCAGCCGTGGTCGGGTCTACTGGATCAAGGTCTACGAGCTGCCGCAGGGGAGCCGGGTCGCCCGCGGCAAGCCGATCGTGAACCTGCTGCCGCTGGAACCCGACGAGCGCATCAACGCGATCCTGCCCGTGCGCGGGTACGCGGAGGACCGCTTCGTGTTCATGGTTACCGCGGGCGGAACGGTCAAGAAGACACCGCTGACCGATTTCTCCCGTCCGCGCACCGCCGGCATCATTGCGGTCGATCTGCGCGAGGGCGACTATCTGGTCGACGTCGCGCTGACCGACGGCAGCCAGGAGGTGATGTTGGTGACCTCCGCCGGCAAGGCGGTTCGATTCCCCGAAACCGACGTGCGCGCGATGGGGCGCGCCGCCTGCGGCGTGCGCGGGGTGCGCATGGACGAGACGCACCGGGTGATCGCACTGCTGATCGTCGGCGAGGGGTCGGCGCTGTTCGCGAGCGAGTTCGGCTACGGGAAACGAACCGGATTCGACGAGTTCCCGGTACACCGGCGCGGCGGCCAGGGGGTGATCGCGATCCAGTGCGCGGGGCGTAACGGAATGCTGATCGGGGCTGCGCGCGTGCTCGACGATCAGGAAGTGATGTTGATTACCGATGCCGGGACGCTGGTGCGCACAGCGGTCGCGCAGATCCCACTGATCGGGCGCAATACGCAGGGCGTGCGCCTGATCCGCCTGAGCGAGGGCGAGAAACTCGCGGAACTCGCGCGCGTCGAGCGGCTGCAGGGAGAGGACGACCCCGAAGAAGCCGATGACGATACCGCGTCCGGTGCCGAAGCGCCGCCCGAGACCGACAACGGAGAAGCAGAATGAGTCGAGTATTCAATTTCAGCGCCGGACCCGCGGCCCTGCCGGAGAGCGTGCTGCAGCGCGCCCAGGCCGAGTGCGCCGATTTCCGCGGTGCCGGCATGTCCGTGATGGAGATGAGCCATCGCGGCAAGATATTCATGGAAGTTGCGGAAAAAGCGGAGCAGGATCTGCGCAGGCTGCTGAACGTGCCCGACGACTATGTCGTGCTGTTTCTGCAGGGGGGTGCGACTGGGCAGTTCGCGGCGGTGCCGCTGAACCTGCAGTCGGGCGGGCAGGCGATGGATTACCTGGATACCGGGGCCTGGTCGGGCAAGGCGATCAAGGAAGCCCAGAAGTACGGCCCGGTGAACATCGTCGCCAGCAGCCAGAGCCATGGCTATGCGTCGATCCCCGACCCGTCGGCCTGGAAATTGGATCCGGGCGCAGCCTATGTGCATTACACGCCGAACGAGACGATCGGTGGCGTCGAGTTCCATTTCGTGCCCGAGACCGGGAACGTGCCGCTGGTTGCGGACATGTCGTCGACGATCCTGTCGCGGCCGATCGATGTCGCGCGCTACGGGGTGATCTACGCGGGAGCCCAGAAGAACATCGGTCCCGCAGGGCTGACGGTGGTGATCGTGCGCAGGGACCTGATGGAACGCAAGTCGGCCGCGGTTCCGGCGGTGGTCGATTATGCGTTGCAGGACAAGAACGAGTCGATGTACAACACCCCGCCCACCTTCGCCTGGTACCTCGCGGGACTGGTGTTCGAGTGGCTGACGGAGCAGGGCGGGCTGGCCGGAATGGCCGAAATCAACGAGCGCAAGGCGCGCAAGCTGTACCATTTCGTCGACAACTCCGAGTTCTACCGCAATCCGGTGGAGCCCTCGGCGCGGTCGTGGATGAATGTCCCGTTCATCCTGGCGGACGACGCACTCGACGGCAGCTTTCTGAAGCAGGCCGAAGATGCTGGGCTTTCCGGCCTGAAAGGCCATCGCTCGGTCGGTGGCATGCGTGCGAGCATCTACAACGCGGTGCCCGAGGCAGCCGTGGACGCGCTGATCGAATTCATGGCCGATTTCGAACAGCGGCATGCCTGAGCGGGTGGCGAACATGTACCGGATCCAGACCTTCAACAACATTGCCATTCGCGGTCTCGAGCGGTTTCCGCGGGAAACCTACGAGGTCGCGTCGAGCCTGCCGGACCCCGATGCGTTCATGCTGCGCTCGCACAATCTGCACGAAACGCCGATTCCGGACTCGGTGATCGCGGTCGGCCGCGCCGGCAGCGGCGTGAACAATATCCCGGTCGATCTGCTGTCCGAACGCGGCGTTGCGGTGTTCAATGCCCCGGGCGCGAACGCCAATGCCGTCAAGGAGCTGGTGATCGGCGGGTTGCTGCTGGCGGCGCGCAATCTGGTCCCGGCAGCGGAATACCTGCGCGGACTCGACAGCGATCTGCCGGACTTCGAGAAGCGGGTGGAGGATGGCAAGAAGCGCTTCGTCGGATTCGAACTCCCGGGACGGACGCTCGGCGTGATCGGCCTTGGCGCAATCGGCGTGAAGATCGCGAACGCCGCGCGCGCGCTGGGCATGCACGTGATCGGCTACGACCCGAAGATCACGGTCGAGAGCGCCTGGCGCCTGGCGTCCGACGTCGAGCGCGCGCGCAGCGTCGACGCGGTCGTCAGCCAGGCCGACGTGATCACCTTTCACGTGCCGCTGAACGACCAGACCCGCAACATCCTGGACGCGACCCGCATCCGTTCGCTGAAACCCGGGGCGATCGTGATCAACCTGGCGCGCGACGGCGTGGTCGACGACGCGGCGCTGTGCGCGGCGCTGGACGACAACCGTTTACATGCCTATGTCAGCGATTTCCCGACCCCCGCGCTGGTCCGGCACCCGCGCGTGATCGCGCTGCCGCACCTTGGGGCCTCCACAGCCGAATCCGAGGAAAACTGCGCGGTGATGATCGCCGATCAGCTCCGCAACTACCTGGAGAACGGCAATGTGGTGAATGCCGTGAATCTGCCGATGCTCAGTCTCGAGCGCAAGGGCGATTCGCGGCTTGCGATCGTGAACCGGAACCTGCCGGACCGGGTCGGTCAGATCTCGCATGTACTGGGGCAGAACGGGGTGAACATCGTGCACCTGGTGAACGAGTCCCGGGGCGATCTGGCCTACACGCTGCTCGACGTCGAAGGGGCGGTCGATGCCGCCACCGCCGAGGCGATTGCGGGCATCGACGGGGTTCTGCGCTTCCGGATCCTCTAGTGAGCGGTTCCGGCGAACTCGAGCGGCTGCGGGAGCGCATCGACCGGATCGATGCGCAGATGCTTCGCCTTTTGAACGAGCGCGCCCGCTGTGCCGAGGAGGTGGCCGCGGTCAAGCGCGATCGGGGCGATCCCGTGTTCTATCGCCCCGAGCGCGAGGCAGAAGTCCTGCGCCAGGTGCGCGAACGGAACCCTGGGCCCCTGCCCGGCGACGCGGTGGTTCGGCTGTTCCGCGAGATCATGTCGGAATGCCTGGCGCTGGAACAGCCGTTGCAGATCGCCTATCTGGGGCCTGAGGGCACGTTCACGCATCTGGCGACGCGCAAGCATTTCGGCCAGGCTGCGAGCCTGCTGCCACTGG is a window from the Thioalkalivibrio paradoxus ARh 1 genome containing:
- the gyrA gene encoding DNA gyrase subunit A — its product is MAEFAKEIFPVNLEDEMQQSYLDYAMSVIVGRALPDVRDGLKPVHRRVLYAMRELGNEYNKPYKKSARVVGDVIGKYHPHGDSAVYDAIVRMAQPFSVRYMLIDGQGNFGSVDGDAPAAMRYTEVRMARIAQELLADIDKETVDFVDNYDGSEREPSVLPSKFPHLLVNGSAGIAVGMATNVPPHNLGEVIDACVALIDDPEISVDGLMEHLPGPDFPTAAIINGVDGIHDAYRTGRGRVYIRARTHTEPLEGGQREAIIVSELPYQVNKARLIEKIAELVKERRIEGISELRDESDKDGMRIVIELRRGEVPEVVLNHLFMHTQLQNVFGINMVALVDGQPRLLDLRQILEAFLRHRREVVTRRTIFDLRKARERAHILEGLAVALANIDEIIALIKAAPNPAEAKAGLLGRAWPPGMVTTMLERAGAHASRPEELAAEFGPGEDGYRLSEAQAQAILDLRLHRLTGLEQEKILDEYRELLELIDDLLDILGSGERLQEEIRNELLAVREQYGDARRTEIREAHANLTLADLIGEEDVVVTLSHAGYVKYQPLTAYRAQRRGGRGKAATSFREEDFIDRLLVANTHDTILCFSSRGRVYWIKVYELPQGSRVARGKPIVNLLPLEPDERINAILPVRGYAEDRFVFMVTAGGTVKKTPLTDFSRPRTAGIIAVDLREGDYLVDVALTDGSQEVMLVTSAGKAVRFPETDVRAMGRAACGVRGVRMDETHRVIALLIVGEGSALFASEFGYGKRTGFDEFPVHRRGGQGVIAIQCAGRNGMLIGAARVLDDQEVMLITDAGTLVRTAVAQIPLIGRNTQGVRLIRLSEGEKLAELARVERLQGEDDPEEADDDTASGAEAPPETDNGEAE
- the serC gene encoding 3-phosphoserine/phosphohydroxythreonine transaminase, translated to MSRVFNFSAGPAALPESVLQRAQAECADFRGAGMSVMEMSHRGKIFMEVAEKAEQDLRRLLNVPDDYVVLFLQGGATGQFAAVPLNLQSGGQAMDYLDTGAWSGKAIKEAQKYGPVNIVASSQSHGYASIPDPSAWKLDPGAAYVHYTPNETIGGVEFHFVPETGNVPLVADMSSTILSRPIDVARYGVIYAGAQKNIGPAGLTVVIVRRDLMERKSAAVPAVVDYALQDKNESMYNTPPTFAWYLAGLVFEWLTEQGGLAGMAEINERKARKLYHFVDNSEFYRNPVEPSARSWMNVPFILADDALDGSFLKQAEDAGLSGLKGHRSVGGMRASIYNAVPEAAVDALIEFMADFEQRHA
- a CDS encoding 3-phosphoglycerate dehydrogenase family protein — encoded protein: MYRIQTFNNIAIRGLERFPRETYEVASSLPDPDAFMLRSHNLHETPIPDSVIAVGRAGSGVNNIPVDLLSERGVAVFNAPGANANAVKELVIGGLLLAARNLVPAAEYLRGLDSDLPDFEKRVEDGKKRFVGFELPGRTLGVIGLGAIGVKIANAARALGMHVIGYDPKITVESAWRLASDVERARSVDAVVSQADVITFHVPLNDQTRNILDATRIRSLKPGAIVINLARDGVVDDAALCAALDDNRLHAYVSDFPTPALVRHPRVIALPHLGASTAESEENCAVMIADQLRNYLENGNVVNAVNLPMLSLERKGDSRLAIVNRNLPDRVGQISHVLGQNGVNIVHLVNESRGDLAYTLLDVEGAVDAATAEAIAGIDGVLRFRIL